The following are encoded in a window of Brettanomyces bruxellensis chromosome 9, complete sequence genomic DNA:
- a CDS encoding uncharacterized protein (SECRETED:SignalP(1-20)) gives MKFNLSLLRLILIFVAACYAKNVAKISIDDSAILNLEDKNNGEDLEGRDVKNVESINTILGDSTLLKRDAKNILDTVTFVVDEDSLKENNLRKRAPKNIAHLNLMIDEADLKQSDKLMKRTSKNVVNLDLMVDEDLLLSKLVKRHSENREPLGLDIDVNDFNTRFFVKDDKKFTEITILVKNSDLPSNLISDYRNKEGKHAILVDIPEEITSTLSSGSHQLMMNVKSIKKIVQRKLKSIVIPEMGDIYDETNNLKYTLMPSVKSGTLATALDQEGDISIFATYIRDLTDIYSMCNSVDKFNINAANDAEKMLLLFAPTNKAMIDLSAKPWEFPESITNDDESVVRNNIRHFVESHIAKASTKSFNTEKTVQLVSLNDNKIILKNTDTGFKYRLSDSTEWIPINSIDVLDNGALLSVPKVMSWPGKVQD, from the coding sequence ATGAAGTTCAATTTATCTTTGTTGAGActaattttgatttttgttGCTGCTTGCTATGCTAAGAACGTGGCAAAGATATCTATTGATGATTCCGCCATTTTGAACTTAGAGGACAAGAATAATGGTGAAGATCTTGAGGGAAGGGATGTGAAAAACGTTGAGAGTATTAACACCATTTTAGGTGATTCCACCCTTCTGAAAAGGGATGCCAAGAACATATTAGACACTGTAACTTTTGTTGTCGACGAAGATTCATTAAAGGAGAACAATTTAAGGAAAAGGGCACCGAAAAACATTGCTCATTTAAACCTAATGATAGATGAAGCAGATCTTAAACAATCAGATAAACTAATGAAACGAACATCAAAGAATGTGGTAAATTTGGATTTGATGGTTGATGAAGATCTTCTGCTTTCGAAGCTAGTCAAAAGACACTCCGAAAATAGGGAACCGTTAGGGCTAGACATCGATGTTAACGATTTTAACACAAGATTTTTTGTGAAAGATGACAAGAAGTTTACCGAAATTACAATTTTGGTAAAGAATTCAGATCTTCCTTCCAATTTAATCAGTGATTACCGAAACAAGGAAGGAAAACATGCAATACTTGTTGACATTCCGGAAGAGATTACATCTACTTTATCATCAGGATCGCATCAACTAATGATGAATGTCAAAtcgataaagaaaattgttcaaagaaaattgaaatcTATAGTTATACCAGAGATGGGTGATATATATGACGAAACcaataatttgaagtacACATTGATGCCTTCGGTTAAATCTGGCACATTGGCTACTGCTCTTGACCAGGAAGGTGACATTAGTATATTTGCAACATATATTCGTGATCTTACCGATATATACAGTATGTGCAATTCGGTGGATAAATTCAATATCAATGCTGCCAATGATGCagaaaaaatgcttttattatttgcaCCTACAAATAAAGCCATGATTGACTTGAGTGCTAAGCCTTGGGAATTTCCAGAGAGTATTAcgaatgatgatgaaagtgttgtaagaaataatatcagaCATTTTGTCGAATCTCATATAGCAAAGGCTTCTACTAAATCTTTTAACACTGAAAAGACAGTCCAACTTGTTTCTCTTAATGATAACAAAATTATTCTTAAAAATACAGACACAGGCTTTAAGTATCGTCTTTCGGATTCAACAGAGTGGATTCCAATTAATAGTATTGATGTTTTGGATAATGGTGCCCTACTTTCAGTTCCAAAAGTGATGTCCTGGCCAGGAAAGGTACAAGATTAA
- the YHM2 gene encoding Mitochondrial DNA replication protein yhm2 (BUSCO:EOG09263HD8), with translation MTDTKNANQDGSPQIEKKPVSWSNIGVGAVLNLSEVTTLGQPFEVMKTTMAANRDLSLIGSIKHIFSRGGFKGFYQGLIPWGWIEAATKGSVLLPVSTEAEYRLKLLGCDPFLAGIGGGMTGGVAQAYLTMGFCTCMKTAEITRKKDVGPEGKAPKTTWEVFKGIYKKDGIRGINRGVNAVALRQCTNWGTRFGVSRLAEEAIRKFRNKSDGQRLSPYEKILASVIGGAISAWNQPIEVVRVEMQSRTPDPNRPKNLSVWQTMKYVYKTNGIRGLYRGATPRICLGIWQTVFMVCFGDYAKEYLADRNQKNVI, from the coding sequence ATGACTGACACTAAAAATGCAAATCAAGATGGAAGTCCTCAGATCGAAAAGAAGCCTGTGAGCTGGTCCAACATAGGGGTTGGCGCTGTTTTAAACCTGTCTGAAGTGACTACTTTGGGACAACCGTTCGAGGTTATGAAGACCACCATGGCTGCAAATCGTGACTTATCTCTTATCGGCTCTATCAAGCACATATTTTCTAGAGGAGGATTTAAAGGCTTTTACCAGGGATTGATTCCATGGGGCTGGATAGAGGCTGCAACTAAGGGCTCAGTTCTTCTTCCAGTCTCTACAGAAGCTGAATATAGACTTAAACTTTTGGGTTGTGATCCATTTCTTGCTGGTATAGGTGGAGGTATGACAGGAGGTGTTGCACAGGCATACCTTACTATGGGTTTCTGCACGTGCATGAAGACGGCAGAAATtacaagaaagaaggaCGTTGGCCCAGAAGGAAAGGCGCCAAAGACTACTTGGGAGGTGTTCAAAGGTATTTACAAGAAAGATGGTATTAGAGGTATTAATCGTGGTGTCAACGCAGTTGCATTGAGACAATGTACTAACTGGGGTACAAGATTTGGTGTTTCTCGCTTGGCCGAAGAAGCAATTaggaaattcagaaacAAGAGTGACGGTCAGAGACTATCACCTTATGAGAAAATCTTGGCCTCAGTTATCGGTGGCGCTATATCGGCCTGGAATCAGCCAATCGAGGTGGTTCGAGTCGAGATGCAGTCACGTACTCCGGATCCAAACAGACCAAAAAATCTTTCTGTCTGGCAAACAATGAAGTACGTTTACAAAACCAATGGAATTAGGGGTCTTTATAGGGGTGCAACCCCTAGAATCTGCTTGGGAATCTGGCAGACCGTTTTCATGGTCTGCTTCGGTGATTACGCAAAAGAGTACCTTGCTGACAGAAACCAAAAGAATGTGATTTAA
- a CDS encoding uncharacterized protein (BUSCO:EOG09264719), whose translation MDFMKPETVLDLNNIRQALQRMEDTIIFYFIERSQFFTCPSVYKKDVFPIPNFDGSFLDWLLSQHEKIQSQVRRYQAPDEYPFFPEIVQPSFLPKVNYPPVLASYADEININKNVLKVYVDNMVPGISSGSGDQMENLGSAAMADIDALQSLSRRIHFGMFVAEAKFRNETEKFTKLIKNKDIKGIDKAITNTAVEEKILKRLLEKAKTYGVDPTLKFTQHIQNKVKPEVVVKIYKDYVIPLTKKVEIDYLMRRLEDEETT comes from the coding sequence ATGGACTTTATGAAACCAGAAACAGTTTTAGATTTAAATAATATTCGGCAGGCCTTGCAAAGGATGGAAGATACTATAatcttctattttattgAAAGATCACAGTTTTTCACTTGTCCATCCGTCTATAAAAAGGACGTTTTCCCAATACCTAACTTTGATGGATCATTTCTTGATTGGCTCCTCTCACAACATGAAAAAATCCAATCTCAGGTCAGGAGATATCAGGCACCAGATGAATATCCATTTTTTCCTGAGATTGTTCAGCCAAGCTTTTTGCCAAAGGTTAATTACCCACCAGTTTTGGCAAGCTATGCTGATGAGATAAACATCAACAAGAATGTTTTGAAAGTTTATGTAGACAATATGGTGCCGGGCATTAGTAGTGGATCTGGTGATCAGATGGAAAACTTGGGATCTGCAGCGATGGCTGATATTGATGCCTTGCAATCTTTATCCAGACGTATTCATTTTGGAATGTTTGTTGCAGAAGCAAAGTTTAGGAACGAGACGGAAAAATTCACGAAGCTGATTAAGAATAAAGATATCAAGGGCATTGACAAAGCAATCACGAACACGGCAGtagaagaaaagatattAAAGAGATTACTTGAGAAAGCTAAAACATATGGTGTTGACCCAACTTTAAAATTCACCCAACATATACAGAATAAAGTGAAGCCAGAAGTCGTTGTGAAAATTTATAAAGACTATGTGATTCCTTTGACTAAAAAGGTTGAAATAGACTATCTTATGAGACGGTTGGAGGACGAAGAAACCACATAA
- a CDS encoding uncharacterized protein (BUSCO:EOG092648U2), with the protein MPAQSWKRGSDETALTISSKSMKTFELATGKDDKISGGSGSNNIKSVDDRNGKKHESIPVDLRTQNIKQGTKLLFPKFPDPLMNRELLITTSFLRPHSGFVGTQQSGRLAYDVQVDLKEVNLEKSFLTGFLTIHGLTEAHPEITTFFRGEIVGPKFSFYTKHPEWGSTKKNDIQHWGRFPSWRKLNFNTDDDAENHQIYKEAKQGEFLYMRWKELFLVPDARIKNIKGASFTGFYYISFNQLTGSISGLYFHKSSDKFQRLDLSHIPDGGISPTYQYA; encoded by the coding sequence ATGCCGGCACAGAGTTGGAAGCGAGGAAGCGACGAGACTGCTTTAACCATATCATCTAAATCTATGAAGACATTCGAACTCGCGACGGGAAAAGATGACAAAATTTCGGGTGGTTCAGGGTCGAACAACATAAAATCGGTGGATGATAGAAATGGTAAGAAGCACGAGAGCATACCAGTTGATTTGAGAacacaaaatataaaacaGGGGACCAAGTTACTATTTCCAAAATTTCCAGATCCATTGATGAATAGAGAGCTTTTAATCActacttcttttcttcgtCCTCACTCCGGGTTTGTAGGCACACAACAATCTGGAAGGCTAGCATATGATGTTCAGGTTGATCttaaggaagtaaatttggaaaaatcTTTCCTTACTGGATTCCTTACCATTCATGGACTTACTGAAGCACATCCAGAAATAACCACTTTTTTCAGAGGGGAAATAGTGGGACcgaagttttctttttacaCAAAACATCCCGAATGGGGAtcaacaaagaaaaatgatattCAGCATTGGGGAAGATTTCCTAGCTGGAGGAAGCTTAATTTTAAtacagatgatgatgcagaAAACCAccaaatatataaagaagcaaaacaaGGCGAGTTTTTGTACATGCGATGGAAAGAATTATTTTTGGTTCCCGATGCACGTATTAAAAACATCAAAGGTGCGTCTTTCACTGGATTTTACTACATATCATTTAATCAGCTTACCGGATCTATCAGTGGATTATATTTTCATAAGAGCTCGGACAAATTTCAGAGACTTGATCTTTCGCATATACCTGATGGAGGTATATCTCCTACTTATCAATATGCATGA